A single region of the Chryseobacterium sp. 6424 genome encodes:
- a CDS encoding valine--tRNA ligase, with amino-acid sequence MQLSEKYSPKETEQKWYAYWLENNYFHSEPNEKPPYTIVIPPPNVTGILHMGHMLNNTIQDVLVRRARMQGFNACWVPGTDHASIATEAKVVAKLKEEGINKADISREEFLKHAWEWTDTYGGTILEQLKKLGCSCDWQRTRFTMEPKMSQQVIKSFVDLYNKGLIYRGYRMVNWDPEAKTNISDEEVIFKEQNGKLYYLKYKVEGSEEYISVATTRPETIFGDTAVCINPQDERYSHLKGKNVIVPIVGRAVPLVEDEYVDIAFGTGALKITPAHDINDYEIGQKYQLQVIDSIDEDGNMNAHALHYAGKNRFQVRKLIAKELDENGLLLKAEDYINKVGTSERTGAIIEPKISVQWFLKMSEIAKPALDVVINDEVKFHPEKFKNTYKYWMENIRDWNISRQLWWGQQIPAYFFGEGENDFVVAETIEEALELAKEKSKNPNLNMSDLRQDQDALDTWFSSWLWPMSVFDGLIDPENEDINYYYPTSDLVTGPDIIFFWVARMIMAGIEYRKEVPFKNVYFTGIVRDKQRRKMSKSLGNSPDPIELIEKYGADGVRVGILLSSAAGNDLLFDEELMLQGRNFATKIWNAYRLIQGWNKDQNVKPNKSDAQAIEWFGQQMNKTITEIADQFEKFRISDALHLVYKLVWDDFCAWYLEAVKPAFGQPVSQEVYDQTIAYFEELMKLLHPFMPFLSEELWQNITPRNADNALVITQQSKGGDFSKEVLNNFDLAKDIISGVRNYRQSKGISPRESVEIFTNAEHFENEDLVKKLANISDIHYAQKTDKPSFTFLIGSSEISIPLSENLDLSEEKTKTEDEIKYLKGFLISVDKKLSNEKFVANAKPEIVEAERKKQRDAQEKIALLEAKLKTL; translated from the coding sequence ATGCAGCTTTCAGAAAAATACAGTCCCAAAGAAACCGAACAGAAATGGTATGCTTACTGGCTGGAAAATAACTACTTTCATTCCGAACCCAACGAGAAACCTCCTTATACCATCGTAATTCCGCCACCGAACGTGACCGGGATTCTGCACATGGGTCACATGCTGAACAATACGATCCAGGATGTACTGGTGAGACGCGCCAGAATGCAGGGCTTCAACGCCTGCTGGGTGCCGGGCACAGATCACGCATCTATCGCCACGGAAGCTAAAGTAGTAGCAAAACTTAAGGAAGAAGGCATCAATAAAGCGGATATTTCCCGCGAAGAATTCCTGAAACATGCATGGGAATGGACCGATACCTACGGCGGAACCATTCTGGAACAGCTCAAAAAGCTGGGCTGCTCGTGCGACTGGCAGCGTACACGCTTCACGATGGAACCGAAAATGTCTCAGCAGGTCATCAAATCTTTCGTTGATCTATACAACAAAGGTCTGATTTACCGCGGTTACCGCATGGTAAACTGGGATCCCGAGGCAAAAACAAATATTTCTGATGAAGAGGTGATCTTCAAAGAGCAAAATGGCAAACTTTATTACTTAAAATATAAAGTCGAAGGCTCGGAAGAGTATATTTCAGTAGCCACCACACGTCCCGAAACCATCTTTGGCGATACCGCTGTATGTATAAATCCACAGGATGAGCGCTATTCACATTTAAAAGGGAAAAACGTTATCGTACCCATCGTGGGCCGCGCTGTTCCCCTTGTTGAAGATGAATATGTGGATATAGCGTTTGGTACCGGTGCATTAAAAATTACACCGGCACACGACATCAATGACTATGAAATTGGGCAGAAATATCAACTGCAGGTTATCGACTCTATTGATGAAGACGGAAACATGAACGCCCACGCCCTGCATTACGCCGGCAAAAACCGTTTTCAAGTAAGAAAACTCATCGCAAAAGAACTTGATGAAAATGGTTTACTGCTAAAAGCCGAAGATTACATCAACAAAGTAGGAACTTCCGAGCGGACCGGTGCCATAATTGAACCTAAAATTTCGGTGCAGTGGTTCCTGAAAATGTCGGAAATCGCTAAACCCGCACTTGATGTAGTGATTAACGATGAAGTAAAATTTCATCCTGAAAAATTCAAGAATACCTATAAATACTGGATGGAGAACATCCGTGACTGGAACATCTCGCGCCAGCTTTGGTGGGGACAGCAGATCCCGGCGTACTTTTTTGGGGAAGGCGAAAACGATTTTGTAGTGGCTGAAACCATTGAAGAAGCGCTGGAGCTTGCAAAAGAAAAATCTAAAAATCCGAATCTTAACATGTCCGATCTCAGACAGGATCAGGATGCGCTTGATACGTGGTTTTCTTCGTGGCTGTGGCCAATGTCTGTTTTTGACGGACTTATTGATCCTGAAAATGAGGATATTAATTATTACTATCCAACCTCGGATTTGGTAACCGGTCCCGATATTATTTTCTTCTGGGTGGCCCGGATGATTATGGCCGGAATCGAATACCGCAAAGAAGTTCCGTTCAAAAATGTGTACTTCACCGGAATAGTTCGGGATAAGCAAAGACGCAAAATGTCGAAATCGCTGGGTAACTCGCCCGACCCGATAGAACTGATCGAAAAATACGGTGCGGATGGTGTTCGTGTGGGTATTCTGTTAAGTTCCGCCGCTGGAAACGATCTTCTTTTTGATGAAGAACTGATGCTTCAGGGCCGGAATTTCGCCACGAAAATCTGGAACGCTTACCGCCTGATTCAGGGTTGGAATAAAGATCAGAACGTGAAACCAAACAAATCGGACGCACAGGCGATCGAGTGGTTTGGCCAGCAAATGAATAAAACCATCACTGAAATTGCCGACCAATTCGAAAAATTCCGGATTTCTGATGCGCTGCATCTCGTTTACAAACTGGTTTGGGACGATTTCTGCGCATGGTATCTGGAAGCGGTGAAGCCCGCGTTTGGCCAGCCTGTTTCGCAGGAAGTTTACGATCAGACGATTGCTTATTTTGAGGAATTGATGAAACTTCTGCATCCCTTCATGCCGTTCTTGTCAGAAGAACTTTGGCAGAACATCACACCCCGAAATGCGGATAACGCATTGGTAATCACGCAACAAAGCAAAGGTGGCGATTTCAGTAAGGAGGTGCTGAATAATTTTGATCTTGCAAAAGACATCATTTCCGGTGTACGGAATTATCGCCAGAGCAAAGGCATCTCTCCACGTGAATCTGTTGAAATCTTCACTAACGCAGAACATTTCGAGAATGAAGATTTAGTGAAAAAATTAGCCAATATTTCTGATATTCATTACGCCCAGAAAACGGATAAACCGAGCTTTACCTTCCTGATCGGTTCCAGTGAGATCTCCATCCCGCTCAGCGAAAACCTCGATCTTTCAGAAGAAAAAACAAAGACTGAAGATGAGATAAAATACCTCAAAGGTTTCCTGATTTCGGTGGATAAGAAGCTTTCCAATGAAAAGTTTGTAGCTAATGCAAAACCAGAAATCGTAGAGGCTGAGCGCAAAAAACAGCGCGATGCGCAGGAGAAAATTGCACTTTTAGAGGCGAAACTGAAGACTTTATAA
- a CDS encoding DUF1573 domain-containing protein, which translates to MKKIFAVLSLTASFVFATAQTISFDKTTLDYGTVAYGSEGHRIFTVKNTGEKPLLISRVQASCGCTTPEWSQDPIMPGKTAPLKVGYNTTIAGPFTKIIEVYSNDAENSRAIINIKGTVENPPAAPAQEVAATPVSNQKKAN; encoded by the coding sequence ATGAAAAAGATTTTTGCAGTATTATCTTTAACTGCATCTTTTGTATTCGCAACAGCACAAACTATTTCTTTCGATAAAACCACGTTAGATTACGGAACAGTAGCATATGGCTCTGAAGGACACAGGATCTTCACTGTAAAAAATACGGGCGAGAAACCCTTACTCATCTCCCGAGTACAGGCGTCTTGCGGCTGCACTACACCGGAATGGAGCCAAGATCCTATTATGCCAGGAAAGACCGCGCCACTGAAAGTAGGTTATAATACCACCATCGCGGGCCCTTTCACTAAGATCATCGAGGTATATTCCAACGATGCTGAAAACAGCCGCGCAATCATCAATATCAAAGGGACAGTAGAAAATCCGCCTGCTGCACCGGCCCAGGAAGTTGCTGCAACACCGGTAAGCAACCAAAAGAAAGCGAACTAA
- a CDS encoding mechanosensitive ion channel family protein: MGLGGFVMKFLGSLGVAGVIAGVALKDLVPSIFSGMLIGIDKAFSVGDYVSIKGASGTVEDIGFLTTKLITDEGKKVYIPNQLIFSAPFINYSASAQRKIFIALEIPNTEDLEKAKTVIMEEIRTFDFVEDKASAEVIVLKQSLGVFYLEARFQMKAGEKITHIRSEALIKIKKKLDESGIELATTPVINPTTEGE, translated from the coding sequence ATGGGGCTTGGCGGTTTCGTGATGAAGTTCTTGGGCAGCCTTGGGGTAGCGGGTGTAATCGCCGGGGTGGCATTGAAGGATTTGGTTCCGTCTATATTTTCAGGGATGCTGATTGGGATCGACAAGGCTTTTTCAGTAGGAGATTATGTATCCATTAAAGGCGCCTCTGGCACTGTAGAGGATATTGGCTTTCTTACAACTAAACTGATTACCGATGAGGGCAAAAAGGTGTACATCCCAAATCAGCTTATTTTCAGCGCACCATTTATCAATTATTCCGCTTCCGCGCAGCGAAAGATTTTCATCGCACTTGAAATTCCCAATACCGAGGACCTGGAGAAAGCCAAAACAGTCATTATGGAGGAAATACGAACCTTCGATTTTGTGGAAGATAAAGCGTCTGCAGAAGTTATTGTACTAAAGCAAAGTTTGGGCGTTTTCTATCTCGAGGCACGCTTCCAGATGAAAGCCGGTGAAAAAATCACCCATATCCGCAGTGAGGCTTTGATAAAGATTAAGAAAAAACTGGATGAAAGCGGCATTGAACTCGCCACTACCCCGGTAATCAATCCCACTACCGAAGGAGAATAA
- the sucC gene encoding ADP-forming succinate--CoA ligase subunit beta, producing MNLHEYQSKEILAKYGVNIQRGFVANNVDEAVEAAHKLKELTGGAEGWVVKAQVHAGGRGKGGGVKFSPNIDKLKENAQNIIGMQLVTPQTSAEGKKVHSVLVAEDVYYPGETETKEFYVSILLDRALGKNTVVYSTEGGMDIEHVAEVTPHLIHKEIIDPTVGLQGFQARKIAFNLGLSGNAFKEFTKFISNLYNAYVGIDASLFEINPVLKTSDDKIIAVDAKVTLDGNALFRHKDLAALRDTREEDPTDVEAGDAGLNFVKLDGDVACMVNGAGLAMATMDIIKLSGGNPANFLDVGGTADAERVQKAFGIILKDPNVKAILINIFGGIVRCDRVAQGVVDAYKAMGSLPVPLIVRLQGTNAVEAKQLIDNSGLPVHSAITLEEAANKVKEVLAQ from the coding sequence ATGAATCTTCACGAGTATCAGTCCAAAGAGATTTTAGCAAAATACGGCGTTAACATCCAACGTGGTTTTGTGGCAAACAATGTAGATGAGGCCGTAGAGGCAGCCCATAAACTGAAGGAATTAACCGGTGGTGCAGAAGGCTGGGTAGTAAAAGCCCAGGTACATGCAGGTGGCCGCGGAAAAGGCGGCGGGGTGAAATTTTCACCAAACATCGACAAGTTGAAAGAAAATGCACAGAACATTATCGGGATGCAACTCGTGACGCCACAAACCTCTGCGGAAGGTAAGAAAGTACACAGCGTACTGGTAGCAGAAGATGTGTACTATCCTGGTGAGACAGAAACGAAGGAGTTTTATGTTTCTATCCTTTTAGACAGAGCTTTAGGCAAGAATACCGTGGTATATTCTACCGAAGGTGGTATGGATATTGAGCATGTAGCTGAGGTAACCCCACACCTGATTCATAAAGAAATCATTGATCCGACGGTAGGCCTGCAAGGCTTCCAGGCAAGGAAAATTGCATTCAACCTAGGGCTTTCTGGTAATGCTTTTAAAGAATTCACCAAATTCATAAGCAATCTTTATAATGCGTATGTAGGTATTGATGCATCATTATTTGAAATCAATCCGGTACTGAAAACCTCTGATGACAAAATCATCGCTGTAGATGCCAAAGTTACCTTGGATGGTAACGCGCTTTTCCGTCACAAAGATTTGGCAGCGCTAAGAGATACCCGCGAAGAAGATCCGACCGACGTAGAAGCTGGGGATGCTGGTCTGAACTTCGTAAAACTGGATGGTGACGTGGCCTGTATGGTAAACGGCGCCGGTCTTGCGATGGCAACTATGGATATCATCAAACTTTCTGGTGGTAACCCGGCCAACTTCCTTGATGTAGGTGGTACTGCCGATGCAGAGCGCGTTCAGAAAGCTTTCGGTATCATCCTGAAAGATCCGAACGTAAAAGCCATCCTCATCAATATCTTTGGTGGTATCGTACGTTGCGACCGTGTAGCACAGGGCGTGGTTGATGCTTATAAAGCGATGGGAAGCCTTCCGGTTCCGCTCATCGTGCGACTTCAGGGTACCAACGCTGTAGAGGCAAAACAACTTATTGATAACTCAGGGCTGCCGGTACACTCCGCGATTACGCTGGAGGAAGCGGCTAACAAAGTAAAAGAGGTATTGGCGCAATAA
- a CDS encoding DUF423 domain-containing protein, with protein sequence MKTFTLVIGAVYGLLSVILGAFGAHALKKIISAEKLISFETGVRYQMYAALFLLIVGYILKFETSSEKWISILMIAGTFIFSFSIYLLSMSDAWNMNFKFLGPITPIGGLMMIISWAMLVFYFLKNKI encoded by the coding sequence ATGAAGACATTTACGTTAGTTATTGGTGCCGTTTACGGGTTGCTGTCTGTAATCTTAGGCGCGTTTGGTGCGCACGCGTTGAAAAAAATTATTTCTGCAGAGAAACTCATCAGTTTCGAGACAGGTGTGAGGTATCAAATGTACGCCGCCCTTTTCCTGCTGATTGTAGGTTATATCTTAAAGTTTGAAACCTCTTCAGAAAAGTGGATTTCTATTCTGATGATTGCTGGAACCTTCATTTTCTCCTTCAGCATTTATTTACTGAGCATGAGTGATGCCTGGAACATGAATTTTAAATTTCTGGGACCCATCACACCTATCGGTGGATTGATGATGATTATTTCTTGGGCAATGTTGGTTTTCTATTTCCTGAAAAACAAGATTTAA
- a CDS encoding hydroxymethylglutaryl-CoA reductase, degradative translates to MTHQPVEGFSKLSKQGKIDWIVNEYLEGDASYEKILKQYWNSDPALQKLHEEFSENTISNFYMPYGIAPNFLIDGKILALPMAVEESSVVAAASKSAKFWLDKGGFKTTIINTKKLGHTHFILNVEPHKLQHFFNFKLKKRLFEATEDITRNMRNRGGGILNIRLIDNTADMENYFQLKASFDTVDSMGANFINSCLEQFGKTLKEEIAREKDFTQEEKDSLQIVMNILSNFTPDCIVRAEVSCKIEDLKDDSGISNEEFATKFKRAVTIAEIEPYRATTHNKGIMNGVDAVVIATGNDFRATEACAHAYAAKDGKYSSLTHCTIDNGIFRFWIDLPISVGVVGGLTNLHPLVKFSLALLGKPSAQELMSILAVSGLAQNFAALRSLVTTGIQKGHMKMHLLNILNQLGATEEEKNYFVDYFKNKTVTHHEVITEFNQLRNK, encoded by the coding sequence ATGACTCATCAGCCAGTAGAAGGTTTCTCTAAACTTTCAAAACAGGGAAAAATCGATTGGATTGTTAATGAATATCTTGAGGGAGATGCCAGCTACGAAAAAATATTGAAACAATACTGGAACTCAGATCCCGCGCTGCAGAAACTGCACGAAGAGTTTTCTGAAAATACCATTTCTAATTTTTATATGCCCTACGGCATTGCGCCAAATTTTCTTATCGACGGGAAAATTTTGGCTTTGCCAATGGCGGTTGAGGAGTCCTCGGTAGTCGCGGCAGCCTCGAAATCGGCAAAATTCTGGCTTGATAAAGGTGGCTTCAAAACCACCATCATCAATACTAAAAAATTAGGTCACACACATTTTATCCTGAATGTGGAGCCGCACAAGTTGCAGCACTTTTTTAATTTTAAATTAAAGAAGAGGCTCTTCGAAGCTACCGAAGATATTACCAGAAACATGCGCAACCGAGGCGGTGGAATTTTGAATATCCGATTGATTGACAACACGGCTGATATGGAGAATTATTTCCAGCTCAAAGCCAGTTTTGATACCGTGGATTCTATGGGTGCCAACTTCATCAACTCTTGTCTAGAGCAGTTTGGCAAGACTTTGAAGGAAGAAATTGCAAGGGAAAAAGATTTCACGCAGGAAGAAAAAGATTCGCTTCAGATTGTGATGAACATTCTGTCTAATTTCACGCCCGACTGTATCGTACGGGCAGAAGTTTCGTGTAAAATCGAAGATTTAAAAGACGACAGCGGTATTTCAAACGAGGAATTCGCTACCAAATTCAAGCGTGCGGTAACGATCGCTGAGATTGAGCCGTACCGTGCAACCACGCACAATAAAGGCATCATGAACGGTGTTGACGCGGTGGTGATCGCTACCGGCAATGACTTCCGCGCCACTGAAGCCTGTGCGCATGCCTACGCCGCAAAAGACGGCAAATATTCGAGTCTAACACATTGCACCATTGATAACGGGATCTTTCGTTTCTGGATCGATTTACCGATTTCCGTAGGTGTTGTCGGTGGTTTGACGAATCTTCACCCGCTGGTGAAATTTTCGCTCGCGCTTTTAGGGAAACCTTCCGCGCAGGAACTGATGAGCATCTTAGCGGTTTCCGGTCTGGCCCAAAACTTTGCAGCCTTGCGCTCATTAGTGACCACCGGAATCCAGAAAGGGCACATGAAAATGCACCTGCTGAATATTCTGAATCAGTTGGGCGCCACCGAGGAGGAGAAAAATTACTTCGTGGATTACTTTAAGAATAAAACAGTCACACACCACGAGGTCATTACCGAATTTAATCAATTAAGAAACAAATAA
- a CDS encoding ABC-F family ATP-binding cassette domain-containing protein, whose protein sequence is MLSVQGLGLHHSGNYLFQNVNFTIKKDDKIGLVGKNGAGKSTLLKMLTGEINFYEGNIVPEGNITIGFLKQDLDFVKGRTVWNETLQAFEQINAMKNELDEVNHQLVTRTDYESDAYENLIHKMTELNDLLMHHDAYNLEGDVEKVLLGLGFKADDFHKITDEFSGGWRMRIELAKLLLQKNDLMLLDEPTNHLDMESIIWLEAFLKDYPGAIVLVSHDKQFMTSVCNRTFDINNKKVDDYKANYTKYLELSKERKEKLTQAKKNQDAEIKQMEDNINRFRASATKASFAQSLIKKLEKIDRIEIDNEDVSKFNIRFVQSVVPGKVIFEAKNLGKAYGNKQVFDKVDFFVERGDRIALLGQNGQGKTTLAKILAGEIKDYSGEWNLGHNVNIGYFAQNQEEVLTPNKTVLEEAEDAATEETRPRVRDLLGSFLFQGEDVQKKTKVLSGGERNRLALCKLLLRPFNTLIMDEPTNHLDIQSKEIIKLALQKFEGTLIVISHDREFLQGLSDKIFEFRDGRMKEFLGDINEYLEFRQKESIREVSAEKSKLQEMRNEPVQEKLVEKPIENKPAIITKDQKVIQNKIKKVEEKISELELKIEEMEAKFTTENPSAETLEIYNSKKEELDLALQEWEFLGTQLEG, encoded by the coding sequence ATGTTATCAGTTCAGGGTTTAGGCCTCCATCATTCGGGGAATTATCTTTTTCAAAATGTAAATTTTACCATCAAAAAAGATGATAAAATCGGGCTCGTAGGTAAAAATGGCGCAGGAAAATCTACTTTGCTGAAGATGCTCACCGGCGAAATCAATTTTTACGAAGGAAACATCGTTCCTGAAGGAAACATCACGATCGGCTTTCTAAAGCAGGACCTTGATTTCGTGAAAGGCCGCACCGTCTGGAATGAGACTTTGCAGGCCTTTGAGCAGATCAACGCGATGAAAAACGAGTTGGATGAGGTGAACCACCAACTTGTAACCCGAACCGATTATGAAAGCGACGCGTATGAGAATCTGATTCACAAAATGACGGAACTCAATGATCTTTTAATGCATCACGATGCCTACAATCTGGAAGGTGATGTGGAAAAAGTTTTGCTTGGTCTTGGTTTCAAGGCCGATGATTTTCACAAGATCACCGACGAATTTTCGGGCGGCTGGCGAATGCGGATTGAACTGGCCAAGCTTCTTCTTCAGAAAAACGATTTGATGCTATTGGATGAACCCACGAACCACCTTGATATGGAATCGATCATTTGGCTTGAAGCATTTTTAAAAGACTATCCCGGCGCAATTGTGCTGGTAAGCCACGACAAACAGTTCATGACCTCGGTCTGTAACCGGACTTTCGACATCAATAATAAAAAAGTTGACGATTATAAAGCCAACTACACAAAATATCTGGAACTGAGCAAGGAGCGCAAGGAGAAGCTCACGCAGGCGAAGAAAAACCAGGATGCTGAAATCAAGCAGATGGAGGACAACATCAACCGTTTCCGCGCCAGCGCTACGAAAGCTTCGTTCGCGCAGTCTTTGATTAAAAAACTCGAAAAGATCGACCGGATCGAGATTGATAATGAGGATGTTTCGAAATTCAATATCCGTTTTGTGCAGTCTGTAGTTCCGGGAAAAGTGATATTTGAAGCTAAAAATTTAGGAAAAGCTTACGGTAACAAACAGGTTTTCGATAAGGTAGATTTCTTTGTGGAGCGTGGCGACAGAATCGCTTTGCTTGGCCAGAACGGACAGGGTAAAACGACTTTGGCTAAAATTCTGGCAGGCGAAATTAAAGATTATTCCGGCGAATGGAATCTTGGTCACAACGTGAACATCGGTTATTTCGCGCAAAACCAGGAGGAAGTTCTTACACCAAACAAAACCGTTTTGGAAGAAGCCGAAGACGCGGCGACCGAAGAAACCCGTCCACGCGTCCGCGACCTTTTAGGAAGCTTCTTGTTCCAGGGTGAGGACGTGCAGAAAAAGACAAAGGTGCTTTCCGGGGGCGAGCGTAACCGTCTGGCTTTGTGTAAATTACTGCTTCGTCCGTTCAATACATTGATTATGGATGAGCCGACCAACCACCTTGATATTCAGTCAAAAGAGATCATCAAACTGGCGTTGCAGAAGTTCGAAGGGACGCTGATCGTGATTTCTCACGACCGTGAATTTTTGCAAGGATTAAGTGATAAAATCTTCGAATTCCGTGACGGTAGGATGAAGGAATTTTTAGGTGATATTAACGAGTATCTCGAGTTCCGCCAGAAAGAAAGCATCCGCGAAGTTTCAGCGGAGAAATCGAAACTGCAGGAAATGCGCAACGAGCCGGTTCAGGAAAAACTGGTTGAAAAACCGATCGAAAATAAGCCGGCGATCATTACTAAAGATCAGAAAGTAATTCAGAATAAAATAAAAAAAGTAGAGGAGAAAATCTCTGAACTTGAGCTGAAAATCGAGGAAATGGAAGCTAAATTCACCACCGAAAATCCATCCGCCGAAACGCTGGAAATTTACAATTCTAAAAAAGAAGAGCTCGATCTAGCGCTCCAGGAGTGGGAATTTTTAGGAACGCAGTTGGAAGGGTAA
- a CDS encoding endonuclease/exonuclease/phosphatase family protein has protein sequence MKKLISLLAALMFLPLAAQELSVMSFNIRLALDSDGENAWAHRRPDVLELLNYYEPDVLGVQEALPVQMRHLRDGLKNHSAIGVGRDDGADAGEYSAIFYNHRKFRMMASGTFWLSETPDKPSKGWDAAYNRVCSYVLLKDKKSGKKFWAFNLHLDHVGNVAREESARLVLQKIQALNTKNHPVILTGDFNLTDDTPPIKLLSENLKDTYRHCAKPPYGPSGTFTAFNTQKPAKERIDYIFTKGFGCKSHRIINDRRENLLYPSDHFPVFATLKFE, from the coding sequence ATGAAAAAACTGATTTCCCTGCTTGCTGCCCTTATGTTTTTGCCACTTGCGGCGCAGGAATTATCTGTAATGTCATTCAACATCCGGCTTGCACTGGACTCTGACGGAGAAAACGCCTGGGCACACCGCCGACCTGATGTTCTTGAATTACTGAATTATTATGAGCCTGATGTGCTGGGTGTGCAGGAAGCGTTGCCCGTGCAAATGCGGCATCTTCGGGACGGTCTCAAAAACCATTCTGCTATCGGTGTAGGCCGCGATGACGGTGCCGATGCCGGTGAATATTCCGCGATATTCTATAACCACAGGAAGTTCCGTATGATGGCGTCTGGCACCTTCTGGCTCAGCGAAACCCCGGACAAACCCTCAAAAGGTTGGGATGCGGCTTATAACAGGGTATGTTCTTACGTTTTATTGAAGGATAAAAAAAGTGGAAAAAAATTCTGGGCCTTTAATCTTCATCTTGATCATGTAGGGAATGTGGCGCGCGAAGAATCCGCCCGGTTGGTGCTGCAAAAAATACAAGCTCTAAATACGAAAAACCACCCGGTAATCTTAACCGGCGATTTCAACCTGACGGACGATACGCCACCGATAAAACTGCTGTCTGAAAACCTGAAAGATACTTACCGACACTGTGCGAAACCACCTTATGGCCCGAGCGGAACCTTCACTGCTTTCAACACGCAAAAGCCTGCAAAGGAACGTATTGATTATATTTTCACTAAAGGTTTCGGCTGCAAAAGCCACCGCATCATCAATGACAGACGCGAGAACCTGCTGTACCCATCCGACCATTTCCCGGTGTTCGCAACACTTAAATTTGAATAA